Proteins encoded in a region of the Sebastes fasciatus isolate fSebFas1 chromosome 9, fSebFas1.pri, whole genome shotgun sequence genome:
- the LOC141774259 gene encoding lysophosphatidylserine lipase ABHD12-like isoform X1, whose product MTRRRVIRPEGSSSAASRVQRSARVQNEEGTQSRWWLKRGLLALFVVPILLRILPELIQHAVYTHRLRVPFFVDLSRPADHSLNHTINMYLTPEERISLGVWHTVPESQWKEAQGKDLAWYQNTLRDESPIFIYLHGNTGTRHLCCLLFISNRAATHRVGVAKVLSALGYHVLVPDYRGFGDSIGEPTEAGLTTDALYLYKWVKARSGNSLVVIWGHSLGTGVSTNAAVKLIEQGESFDGVMLESAFNTARQQISDHPFTWYYWKFPGMGYFFPEPWAESKVVFPTEENLKKMTCPILFLHSEDDHLVPFQIAQQMYEVAASAQNAERVKMVSFGGFLGYLHNDLYRDDRLPNIIQEFVLSL is encoded by the exons ATGACGAGGAGGAGGGTCATCAGACCGGAGGGTTCATCCTCTGCAGCCAGCAGAGTTCAGAGGTCTGCCAGAGTCCAGAATGAGGAGGGGACACA GTCCAGATGGTGGCTGAAAAGAGGCTTATTGGCCCTCTTTGTGGTGCCTATCTTGCTGAGAATACTCCCAGAATTAATACAGCACGCTGTTTACACTCACAGAC TCAGGGTGCCGTTCTTTGTTGACCTCAGCCGACCTGCTGATCACTCCCTTAATCACACCATCAACATGTACCTAACACCAGAGGAAAGGATCTCCCTTGGCGTGTG GCACACTGTCCCTGAAAGTCAGTGGAAAGAGGCACAGGGGAAGGACTTGGCGTGGTACCAGAACACTTTAAGGGATGAGAGTCCAATTTTCATATATCTTCATGGGAACACAGGCACACG ACACTTGTGTTGtctgttattcatttccaaCAGAGCGGCCACTCATCGGGTAGGAGTGGCAAAA GTATTGAGTGCATTGGGTTACCACGTGCTGGTGCCTGACTACAGAG GGTTCGGAGATTCCATCGGGGAGCCGACTGAAGCCGGTCTAACCACTGATGCCCTCTACTTGTACAAATGGGTGAAAGCACGCAGTGGAAACAGCCTGGTCGTCATCTGGGGACACTCTCTGGGCACCGG AGTGTCCACTAACGCTGCAGTAAAGCTGATTGAGCAAG GTGAGAGTTTTGACGGTGTGATGCTGGAGAGTGCATTCAATACTGCTCGACAGCAGATATCAGATCACCCTTTTACCTGG TATTACTGGAAGTTTCCGGGCATGGGGTACTTTTTCCCAGAGCCGTGGGCAGAAAGCAAGGTTGTGTTTCCTACTGAAGAAAA TTTGAAGAAAATGACGTGCCCAATCCTTTTCCTTCATTCAGAGGATGATCACTTGGTTCCCTTTCAGATTGCTCAGCAG ATGTATGAGGTAGCAGCGAGCGCCCAGAATGCAGAGCGAGTCAAGATGGTGTCATTCGGAGGTTTTCTGGGGTATCTGCACAACGACTTATATAGAGACGACCGTCTGCCTAACATCATACA GGAGTTTGTGCTGTCGTTGTGA
- the LOC141774259 gene encoding lysophosphatidylserine lipase ABHD12-like isoform X2: MTRRRVIRPEGSSSAASRVQRSARVQNEEGTQSRWWLKRGLLALFVVPILLRILPELIQHAVYTHRLRVPFFVDLSRPADHSLNHTINMYLTPEERISLGVWHTVPESQWKEAQGKDLAWYQNTLRDESPIFIYLHGNTGTRAATHRVGVAKVLSALGYHVLVPDYRGFGDSIGEPTEAGLTTDALYLYKWVKARSGNSLVVIWGHSLGTGVSTNAAVKLIEQGESFDGVMLESAFNTARQQISDHPFTWYYWKFPGMGYFFPEPWAESKVVFPTEENLKKMTCPILFLHSEDDHLVPFQIAQQMYEVAASAQNAERVKMVSFGGFLGYLHNDLYRDDRLPNIIQEFVLSL; this comes from the exons ATGACGAGGAGGAGGGTCATCAGACCGGAGGGTTCATCCTCTGCAGCCAGCAGAGTTCAGAGGTCTGCCAGAGTCCAGAATGAGGAGGGGACACA GTCCAGATGGTGGCTGAAAAGAGGCTTATTGGCCCTCTTTGTGGTGCCTATCTTGCTGAGAATACTCCCAGAATTAATACAGCACGCTGTTTACACTCACAGAC TCAGGGTGCCGTTCTTTGTTGACCTCAGCCGACCTGCTGATCACTCCCTTAATCACACCATCAACATGTACCTAACACCAGAGGAAAGGATCTCCCTTGGCGTGTG GCACACTGTCCCTGAAAGTCAGTGGAAAGAGGCACAGGGGAAGGACTTGGCGTGGTACCAGAACACTTTAAGGGATGAGAGTCCAATTTTCATATATCTTCATGGGAACACAGGCACACG AGCGGCCACTCATCGGGTAGGAGTGGCAAAA GTATTGAGTGCATTGGGTTACCACGTGCTGGTGCCTGACTACAGAG GGTTCGGAGATTCCATCGGGGAGCCGACTGAAGCCGGTCTAACCACTGATGCCCTCTACTTGTACAAATGGGTGAAAGCACGCAGTGGAAACAGCCTGGTCGTCATCTGGGGACACTCTCTGGGCACCGG AGTGTCCACTAACGCTGCAGTAAAGCTGATTGAGCAAG GTGAGAGTTTTGACGGTGTGATGCTGGAGAGTGCATTCAATACTGCTCGACAGCAGATATCAGATCACCCTTTTACCTGG TATTACTGGAAGTTTCCGGGCATGGGGTACTTTTTCCCAGAGCCGTGGGCAGAAAGCAAGGTTGTGTTTCCTACTGAAGAAAA TTTGAAGAAAATGACGTGCCCAATCCTTTTCCTTCATTCAGAGGATGATCACTTGGTTCCCTTTCAGATTGCTCAGCAG ATGTATGAGGTAGCAGCGAGCGCCCAGAATGCAGAGCGAGTCAAGATGGTGTCATTCGGAGGTTTTCTGGGGTATCTGCACAACGACTTATATAGAGACGACCGTCTGCCTAACATCATACA GGAGTTTGTGCTGTCGTTGTGA
- the LOC141774259 gene encoding lysophosphatidylserine lipase ABHD12-like isoform X3: protein MTRRRVIRPEGSSSAASRVQRSARVQNEEGTQSRWWLKRGLLALFVVPILLRILPELIQHAVYTHRLRVPFFVDLSRPADHSLNHTINMYLTPEERISLGVWHTVPESQWKEAQGKDLAWYQNTLRDESPIFIYLHGNTGTRHLCCLLFISNRAATHRVGVAKVLSALGYHVLVPDYRGFGDSIGEPTEAGLTTDALYLYKWVKARSGNSLVVIWGHSLGTGVSTNAAVKLIEQGESFDGVMLESAFNTARQQISDHPFTWYYWKFPGMGYFFPEPWAESKVVFPTEENLKKMTCPILFLHSEDDHLVPFQIAQQVL, encoded by the exons ATGACGAGGAGGAGGGTCATCAGACCGGAGGGTTCATCCTCTGCAGCCAGCAGAGTTCAGAGGTCTGCCAGAGTCCAGAATGAGGAGGGGACACA GTCCAGATGGTGGCTGAAAAGAGGCTTATTGGCCCTCTTTGTGGTGCCTATCTTGCTGAGAATACTCCCAGAATTAATACAGCACGCTGTTTACACTCACAGAC TCAGGGTGCCGTTCTTTGTTGACCTCAGCCGACCTGCTGATCACTCCCTTAATCACACCATCAACATGTACCTAACACCAGAGGAAAGGATCTCCCTTGGCGTGTG GCACACTGTCCCTGAAAGTCAGTGGAAAGAGGCACAGGGGAAGGACTTGGCGTGGTACCAGAACACTTTAAGGGATGAGAGTCCAATTTTCATATATCTTCATGGGAACACAGGCACACG ACACTTGTGTTGtctgttattcatttccaaCAGAGCGGCCACTCATCGGGTAGGAGTGGCAAAA GTATTGAGTGCATTGGGTTACCACGTGCTGGTGCCTGACTACAGAG GGTTCGGAGATTCCATCGGGGAGCCGACTGAAGCCGGTCTAACCACTGATGCCCTCTACTTGTACAAATGGGTGAAAGCACGCAGTGGAAACAGCCTGGTCGTCATCTGGGGACACTCTCTGGGCACCGG AGTGTCCACTAACGCTGCAGTAAAGCTGATTGAGCAAG GTGAGAGTTTTGACGGTGTGATGCTGGAGAGTGCATTCAATACTGCTCGACAGCAGATATCAGATCACCCTTTTACCTGG TATTACTGGAAGTTTCCGGGCATGGGGTACTTTTTCCCAGAGCCGTGGGCAGAAAGCAAGGTTGTGTTTCCTACTGAAGAAAA TTTGAAGAAAATGACGTGCCCAATCCTTTTCCTTCATTCAGAGGATGATCACTTGGTTCCCTTTCAGATTGCTCAGCAGGTATTATAA
- the mocos gene encoding molybdenum cofactor sulfurase, with product MDFQKLCTFDTYTQLWSHYGYGGNLQEVIEQEFKRIKGITYLDHAATTLYPESLVRDYFQDISRNVYGNPHSHNPSSRLTHDTVERVRYRVLQHFNATPEEYCVIFTSGCTAALKLVAESFPWRAQTESEAGSHFCYLTDSHTSVVGMRGLTSGLKVAALPVSPQEVESRAKMKGEDATCQTPHLFCYPAQSNFSGRKYPLSHVRGIQARHLYPACDHQGRWFVLLDAASHVSCSPLNLQECPADFIPISFYKMFGFPTGLGALLVRNDAAGILKKTYFGGGTAAAYLSGEDYYVQAANISDRFEDGTVSFLDIIALNHGFEALYRITGGMHNIQQHTYGLARYTYMLLSSLCHGNGRLVAQIYTEGQFESPSTQGAILNFNLKDSRGQIIGYSQVDRMASLYNIHVRTGCFCNTGACQSFLGISNQQTRRNLQAGHVCGDSIDLVDGQPTGSVRVSFGYMSTFEDCQKFLNFVAECFVEKPVTVDRVRLEKLKTATAASQGVNKDPPIANGEICKVDEKEKPTEVSLRGFGHRDSAYTLTNIYIYPIKSCGAYEVHDWPVGPLGLLYDRSWMVVNGNGVCLSQKRETRLCLIRPQVHLPSNNLLLQASGMDTISVPLENNAQTHTSYRVCQSKVCGDRVETVDCGDEAASWLSDFLGQPCRLIRQSPDFTRDMKKRPRGAATSTSLSLVNEAQYLMINRASVELIQKLMSSRQDDSEGDQLLDTQNVISRFRANLVIAGEEPFEEDNWPHLIIGNTRFVVAGQCGRCQMIGVDQETGTKTKEPLMALSTYRNGKVTFGVYLTHQLPEGSTKPSVLSAGSLIQPEPHSS from the exons ATGGATTTCCAAAAACTTTGCACTTTTGACACTTACACGCAGCTGTGGAGTCACTACGGTTATGGGGGGAACTTACAAGAAGTGATTGAGCAGGAGTTCAAACGGATTAAAG GAATAACATATCTGGATCATGCAGCAACTACTCTGTACCCAGAGTCTCTGGTCAGGGACTACTTCCAGGACATTTCAAGGAATGTGtatg GAAACCCTCACAGCCATAACCCCAGCAGCAGACTGACACATGACACAGTGGAGAGGGTCAGATACAG GGTATTGCAGCATTTTAACGCCACCCCCGAGGAGTACTGTGTGAttttcacttctggttgtaCAGCCGCACTCAAATTAGTGGCTGAGAGCTTTCCCTGGAGGGCACAGACTGAGAGTGAGGCGGGGAGTCACTTCTGCTATCTCACTGACAGCCATACCTCTGTAGTTGGCATGAGAGGACTGACTTCTGGCCTAAAGGTAGCTGCCCTACCCGTCTCCCCGCAGGAAGTGGAAAGCAGAGCGAAGATGAAGGGTGAAGATGCTACTTGCCAGACGCCGCACCTCTTCTGCTACCCAGCGCAGAGCAACTTCTCTGGGAGGAAGTATCCCCTTAGCCACGTGAGAGGCATCCAGGCGAGACACCTCTACCCAGCGTGTGACCACCAAGGCCGCTGGTTTGTGCTGCTCGACGCGGCCTCTCATGTCAGCTGCTCCCCTCTGAACCTACAGGAGTGCCCCGCTGATTTCATCCCCATCTCCTTCTATAAGATGTTTGGTTTCCCCACAGGTCTGGGGGCCCTTCTTGTCCGCAACGACGCAGCAGGCATACTAAAAAAGACTTATTTCGGAGGAGGCACAGCAGCAGCTTACCTTTCTGGAGAAGATTATTATGTGCAGGCGGCAAACATTTCTGACCG ATTTGAAGATGGGACTGTGTCTTTCTTAGACATCATTGCTTTAAATCACGGTTTTGAAGCTCTGTACAGGATCACAG GGGGCATGCACaacattcagcagcacacatATGGCTTGGCACGCTACACTTACATGCTGCTGTCAAGTCTTTGCCATGGCAACGGGCGACTAGTGGCTCAGATATACACCGAAGGCCAGTTTGAGAGTCCAAGCACACAGGGCGCAATCCTAAACTTCAACCTCAAGGATTCTCGTGGACAGATAATTGGGTATTCTCAG GTGGACAGAATGGCCAGTCTGTACAATATCCATGTGCGTACAGGTTGCTTCTGCAACACCGGGGCCTGTCAATCCTTCCTCGGGATCTCCAATCAGCAGACGAGGAGAAACCTGCAG GCCGGCCACGTCTGCGGAGACAGCATCGACCTGGTGGACGGCCAGCCGACCGGATCCGTGCGCGTGTCCTTTGGCTACATGTCGACATTTGAAGACTGTCAAAAGTTCCTGAACTTTGTTGCCGAGTGCTTCGTAGAGAAACCAGTCACAGTGGACCGAGTGAGACTAGAGAAGCTGAAAACAGCCACAGCAGCTTCCCAAGGCGTAAACAAAGATCCTCCAATCGCTAATGGAGAAATATGTAAAGTAGATGAGAAGGAGAAGCCTACAGAAGTGTCACTGAGGGGATTTGGACACAGAGACTCGGCTTATACTCTGACCAACATCTACATATATCCCATTAAATCATGTGGAGCCTATGAG GTCCACGACTGGCCGGTGGGACCGCTGGGTTTACTGTATGACAGAAGCTGGATGGTGGTGAATGGAAACGGCGTGTGCCTGAGCCAGAAGAGAGAGACGCGTTTATGCCTCATTCGCCCACAAGTCCACCTCCCCTCAAACAACTTGCTCCTGCAGGCGTCAG GGATGGATACCATTTCGGTTCCCCTGGAAAACAACGCTCAAACGCACACGAGCTATCGTGTGTGTCAAAGTAAAGTTTGTGGTGACAG gGTGGAGACTGTCGACTGTGGGGATGAGGCTGCATCGTGGCTTTCAGACTTCCTTGGACAGCCATGCCGCCTGATAAGACAAAGTCCAGACTTTACCCGAGACATGAAGAAGAGGCCTAGAGGAG CTGCCACCTCCACATCCCTCTCCCTGGTGAATGAGGCTCAGTATCTCATGATCAACCGTGCCAGTGTGGAGCTCATTCAGAAACTAATGAGCAGCAG GCAGGACGACTCCGAGGGCGATCAGCTCCTTGACACACAGAATGTCATTAGCCGCTTCCGAGCCAATTTAGTCATCGCTGGAGAAGAACCATTTGAGGAGGATAATTGGCCACACTTGATTATTGGCAACACTCGATTCGTG GTCGCAGGTCAGTGTGGACGGTGCCAGATGATTGGAGTAGACCAGGAGACTGGGACTAAAACAAAAGAGCCGCTAATGGCTCTGTCGACCTACCGCAATGGGAAG GTCACTTTTGGTGTGTACCTGACCCATCAGCTACCAGAGGGCTCCACTAAACCCAGTGTCCTCTCTGCTGGTTCCCTGATACAGCCAGAGCCACACAGCTCTTGA